Proteins from one Mixophyes fleayi isolate aMixFle1 chromosome 9, aMixFle1.hap1, whole genome shotgun sequence genomic window:
- the LOC142100929 gene encoding ras-related protein Rab-7a-like isoform X2 has translation MFSKQHIKVLLIGNAGVGKSALMNQYVNSRFTNYYRATIGADFFTKELRVDEKQVLVQIWDTAGTERFQSLGAALYRCTDCCILVFDVTSPNSFQALDTWHKEFLIQADPPSPEKFPFVVIANKTDLEERQILPRQVQAWCKSCNAEYYETSAKESMNVDEAFMGAIRLALKHFGDSPPQLSASPNKKLLLTMA, from the exons ATGTTTTCAAAGCAACATATCAAGGTCCTTTTAATTGGGAATGCAGG AGTGGGGAAATCGGCACTGATGAACCAGTATGTCAACAGTCGCTTCACCAACTACTACAGAGCAACCATAGGAGCAGACTTCTTCACCAAAGAACTGCGAGTAGATGAAAAGCAGGTGCTAGTGCAG ATCTGGGATACAGCAGGCACAGAGCGCTTCCAATCTCTGGGTGCTGCACTATACAGGTGCACGGACTGTTGCATTCTGGTTTTTGATGTTACATCCCCAAATTCTTTCCAAGCCCTCGATACCTGGCATAAGGAGTTCCTGATACAAGCTGATCCACCATCCCCAGAAAAATTTCCCTTTGTGGTCATTGCCAACAAGACAGACCTAGAAGAACGCCAG ATTCTTCCACGTCAGGTACAAGCGTGGTGTAAATCGTGCAATGCAGAGTACTATGAGACCAGTGCCAAGGAATCAATGAATGTAGATGAAGCATTCATGGGAGCCATCAGACTAGCCTTGAAACAT TTTGGCGATTCCCCTCCGCAGCTCTCTGCCTCCCCTAATAAGAAATTATTGCTGACTATGG CATGA
- the LOC142100929 gene encoding ras-related protein rab7-like isoform X1: MFSKQHIKVLLIGNAGVGKSALMNQYVNSRFTNYYRATIGADFFTKELRVDEKQVLVQIWDTAGTERFQSLGAALYRCTDCCILVFDVTSPNSFQALDTWHKEFLIQADPPSPEKFPFVVIANKTDLEERQILPRQVQAWCKSCNAEYYETSAKESMNVDEAFMGAIRLALKHHELPGQKADDDESVTLLEKERSKRRKCDC, encoded by the exons ATGTTTTCAAAGCAACATATCAAGGTCCTTTTAATTGGGAATGCAGG AGTGGGGAAATCGGCACTGATGAACCAGTATGTCAACAGTCGCTTCACCAACTACTACAGAGCAACCATAGGAGCAGACTTCTTCACCAAAGAACTGCGAGTAGATGAAAAGCAGGTGCTAGTGCAG ATCTGGGATACAGCAGGCACAGAGCGCTTCCAATCTCTGGGTGCTGCACTATACAGGTGCACGGACTGTTGCATTCTGGTTTTTGATGTTACATCCCCAAATTCTTTCCAAGCCCTCGATACCTGGCATAAGGAGTTCCTGATACAAGCTGATCCACCATCCCCAGAAAAATTTCCCTTTGTGGTCATTGCCAACAAGACAGACCTAGAAGAACGCCAG ATTCTTCCACGTCAGGTACAAGCGTGGTGTAAATCGTGCAATGCAGAGTACTATGAGACCAGTGCCAAGGAATCAATGAATGTAGATGAAGCATTCATGGGAGCCATCAGACTAGCCTTGAAACAT CATGAACTACCAGGACAAAAGGCTGATGACGACGAATCTGTTACCTTATTAGAAAAGGAAAGAAGTAAACGTCGAAAGTGTGACTGTTAA
- the LOC142100929 gene encoding ras-related protein Rab-7a-like isoform X3: MFSKQHIKVLLIGNAGVGKSALMNQYVNSRFTNYYRATIGADFFTKELRVDEKQVLVQIWDTAGTERFQSLGAALYRCTDCCILVFDVTSPNSFQALDTWHKEFLIQADPPSPEKFPFVVIANKTDLEERQHELPGQKADDDESVTLLEKERSKRRKCDC; encoded by the exons ATGTTTTCAAAGCAACATATCAAGGTCCTTTTAATTGGGAATGCAGG AGTGGGGAAATCGGCACTGATGAACCAGTATGTCAACAGTCGCTTCACCAACTACTACAGAGCAACCATAGGAGCAGACTTCTTCACCAAAGAACTGCGAGTAGATGAAAAGCAGGTGCTAGTGCAG ATCTGGGATACAGCAGGCACAGAGCGCTTCCAATCTCTGGGTGCTGCACTATACAGGTGCACGGACTGTTGCATTCTGGTTTTTGATGTTACATCCCCAAATTCTTTCCAAGCCCTCGATACCTGGCATAAGGAGTTCCTGATACAAGCTGATCCACCATCCCCAGAAAAATTTCCCTTTGTGGTCATTGCCAACAAGACAGACCTAGAAGAACGCCAG CATGAACTACCAGGACAAAAGGCTGATGACGACGAATCTGTTACCTTATTAGAAAAGGAAAGAAGTAAACGTCGAAAGTGTGACTGTTAA